In Crinalium epipsammum PCC 9333, the genomic window TTTGCTATACTTTTGGGAGTATTGGGATTATTAATAACCAAATAACGTACTAGCCAATTTTCATGTTTTGCCAGTTTCTCTAATGTAGTTAATGAGGTGTTGATGTGGCTGGCAATTTGATAATCATTACCGATTTGTTCTACATCCAAGTAGGGGTCGATTTCCGTAACTATTGCCCATTTTTCTCCCGACTCTCTGATATCAGCTAGTAAATCTTCTGGTGCGTTGGGATTCCAGGCAATATTTTCTAGTACCAGAGGTGATTCTTCATCTTCCTTGGCTGCTAATTTCCTCAGTACGCTTACTGGAACTTGGGGATTTGCTGCTAGATAATAACGAACTATTACTGATGAAGATTCTGCTAATTTTTTCAATAAACTTTCTGGAGCATTGGAATTACTTACTACATACTCAGGACATATTTTTGCTAGTTGTGTTAAAACCTTAGCGGGTGTATTGGGGTTGGTAGCTACATAACGAGGTGCTACACTTGCTAATGTTGTTAGTACAGTTTTGGGCGTATTAACATTTGCAGCGACAAAAACACGCACTTTTTCCTCTGGATCATTAGCTAATTCTTTGAGAACATTTTTTGGTGTTTCTGGGTTTTTCGCTATAGCAATACGTTCTAAAATGCTGATTTCTTCTGGTGTGTAATTCATTTGTTTCCTTTCTGTTAGCTCAGATGGGATGCGGAAGCTTTTATAGTAGTAGAGACCGACAATTATCGGTCTCTACATCCTGCTTCAATGTTTACAAGGGTGGAAAAATAGATGCGTGTCCTAACTGCATTTACGGTTGCTATAGGTGGAAATCACTTAACAACTAGAGTAATGCTTAAACACGAATTATGATTTCTATGGCATTAACATCAACACCAAAAACTTTCGCTAAATCACTTTTTGCTTTGTTAATAGTTAAAGTTTTTAACAGTGGTTGAAAGTCTACTTTATCAAGACTTTTACCAAGCTTTTCTTCAAATTCTTGAATTTCTTCATCACTAAAGTAGTGGACAGGATTTTGCCATCCTTTCCAAACATTGGAGATATTAACAAGAGCGTACTCACTGATCTTGATCATCCATCTGTGTGGGGCTATTTCCTCTGGAGAGGGAACGACATCACTTATTTTTCCGATTAGGAAGGCGGAACCTTTTAGTTCGCTATCTTTAGTGGAGCAGCAGCAAATTAGGTAGTCACATTGTTTTGCTCTGTCAGGATTTAAATCCCAACTAAAGGAACCGCCTTGACGAAGGATATTTTCAGCCGGATAGCCTTCAAAGACCACAAGTGCTTTTTTGGAGTCGCTCATAGGAGTCCTCGCTTTCGTTATGTATATACTTTAAGATACTTTTTTAAATATGTCAAGTACTTTTTTGAAAGTATTGAAAGTATTATTGTGACTGGCTTTAAGGAGTTTTTGGCTTGTCCAACGATCGCATCTGGGAGGGGCGATCATGATTAGAGTAACGCTTAACCGCGAATAATGATTTCTATAGCATCAACATCAACACCAAAAGATTTCGCTAAACCAATTTTCGCTTCCTTAATAGTTAAAGGTTTTACATCCCGCTCTAACTCAGGCTCCGCTTCTGGTTTCGGTTCTCCTTTGGCTTTCATCATTGGTTGAAAGTCTAACTCATCAAGACTTTTCCCAAGCTTTTCTTCTAATTCTTGAATTTCTTCAGAATCGAAGTAGCGGACAGGATTTTGCCATTTTTTCCAAACATTGGGGATATCAACAAGCGCGTACTCACTGAACTCAATCATCCATCTCTTTTGGGTTGTTTTCTCTGGATCTGGAGAGGGAACAATATCACTTATTTTTCCAATGAGGAAGGCAGAATCTTTTAGTTGGTTATCTTGAGCGAAAGAGCGACAGCAAATTAGGTAGCGACATTGTATTGCTACGTCACGATTTAGAACCCAGCTAAAGGAACCGCCTTTACTCAGGATAGTCTCAGTCGGATAGCGGTCATACACCGCAATTGCTGTCTTGGGTTTGCTCATAAAGATACGTTTATTTGTTTACTCTAATACTTTATGACATTAAAAAAGTATCTATTTTTATAAAAAAGTATCCGAAAGTACTAATAAAATAAGATTAAGGTATTTTCATAAAAATACTACACATTCGTAGTTGGGCGGGTTTGGAAAACTTATCTGTCTAACGCTTGGGTTATCTTTGCAACCCGCCCCTACAGGCATATCTGTGGCACTCAAATCTCCCCCTCCCCTTTATAAGGGGAGGGGGCTGGGGGGGTGGGGTAATGCGTTTTGACCTACTTAATTGCTCTGAAATTGTTTTAATTGATTGGGTGGTACTGCCCCATGTTCTGTAATAATTGCTGAGATTAATTCAGCAGGGGTAACATCAAAAGCTGGGTTGTAAAATTCTACGCCAGTTGGACAAATAACAGTATCGCCAATTTGATAAATTTCGGATGGGTGACGTTCTTCAATGGGAATTTTATTGCCGTTATCTAATTCAAAATCAATTGTAGATAAAGGCGCAGCAACAAAGAAAGGAACATTATGAGCTTTAGCAACAATGGCTAAACTATATGTGCCTATTTTATTAGCAGTATCACCATTAGCGGCAATGCGATCGGCACCTACAACGACAGCATCAATTAAACCTTGCTTCATGCAATGAGCCGCCATATTATCGGTAATAACTGTAACAGGAATTCCTTCTTGTACACATTCCCAAGATGTTAGCCTAGCTCCTTGTAAGCGGGGGCGGGTTTCATCAGCATAAACCCTTGCTAAACGCTCTGCACGCCAAGCAGAACGCACAACACCCAAGGCTGTACCATAACCAGCAGTGGCTAATGCTCCTGCGTTGCAGTGAGTTAATAGGCACAATTTATCTGGTTTGCTGGGTAAAACTTTTAATCCTGCATCGCCGATCGCTTGACAAGTTTGGATGTCTTCAGCGTTGATTTTTTTAGCAGTTTCAAGCATTACCTGCTTGAGATAGTCTACTGATCCTATAGTTTGAGATGCGGTTTTTTGCATCTGTGCGATCGCCCAAAACAAATTAACTGCTGTCGGACGAGTTTGCCTTAACATTTGGGCAACTTGTTCGAGACGAGTTAAAAACTCATCTCGGTTATCTGTTTCAATTTCCCGCGCCCCTAAATACATCCCATAAGCTGCTGCAACCCCAATTGCAGGTGCGCCTCGGACAATCATAGTTTTAATCGCTTGCGCCATATCGTCGCTGCGACTAATTTCCACAAATGTATACTCAGTTGGCAACTTATTTTGGTCAATTAATAAAACTCGATCTTCTTTCCAAATAACGGGATATACCTGATTCGTACTAAGTGTAATCATATCAATTAACAATTTAAGTTATTTCCACCCAACTTATCAGTTAACAGTCAACAGTCAACTGTTAACTGATGTAGTTGGTTTTAACTACTCACAGCAGATAATTGTTGGCTAAAGAAAGCGGTTCGGATTCGAGCAGCAATTTGAGCAGGCGTTAAACCTAAAGCCACTATGGATTCTTCTGGTGTAGCATGATCTACTAATATATCGGGTACACCTATACGTTGGAGTGGAACGACAACATTATTATCTAGTAAGCTTTCTGCGATCGCACTTCCAAACCCACCTATTAAACAACCTTCTTCTAAAGTAACAACCTTACCTATTTTTTGGGCTAGAGGTAATATCAACTCGGTATCCAAAGGTTTAGCAAAACGGGCATTGACTACAGTAGCTTCAATTCCATGTTCGCTCAATAATTCGGCTGCTTGCATTGTTGGGTAAACCATCGAGCCATATCCCAACATCAATACATCGTCGCCCTGGCGCAGAATTTCAGCTTTACCTATAGGTAATGTTTCCCATCCTTCCTCCATTAACGGGACACCGTAACCGTTGCCGCGAGGATAACGTAGGGCAATGGGTCCATCAGTATACTCAATGCCTGTAACGAGCATTTGTTGAAGTTCGGCTTCATCTTTGGGAGCCATTAGAACTATATTTGGAATGCAACGTAGGTAGGCAATATCATACATTCCTTGGTGAGTAGGACCATCCGCGCCAACAATTCCAGCCCGATCCATACAGAAGAAAACGGGTAGTTTTTGGATGCAAACATCGTGAATTATTTGATCGAATCCACGTTGTAGGA contains:
- the mtnA gene encoding S-methyl-5-thioribose-1-phosphate isomerase codes for the protein MITLSTNQVYPVIWKEDRVLLIDQNKLPTEYTFVEISRSDDMAQAIKTMIVRGAPAIGVAAAYGMYLGAREIETDNRDEFLTRLEQVAQMLRQTRPTAVNLFWAIAQMQKTASQTIGSVDYLKQVMLETAKKINAEDIQTCQAIGDAGLKVLPSKPDKLCLLTHCNAGALATAGYGTALGVVRSAWRAERLARVYADETRPRLQGARLTSWECVQEGIPVTVITDNMAAHCMKQGLIDAVVVGADRIAANGDTANKIGTYSLAIVAKAHNVPFFVAAPLSTIDFELDNGNKIPIEERHPSEIYQIGDTVICPTGVEFYNPAFDVTPAELISAIITEHGAVPPNQLKQFQSN